From Pectinophora gossypiella chromosome 16, ilPecGoss1.1, whole genome shotgun sequence, one genomic window encodes:
- the LOC126374033 gene encoding calexcitin-2-like — translation MVSDFRKKKYMHVFNKFFDTNKDGTVDKKDFSEANANLAKLRGYAPGDVTYELMKELLTNLWDGLVKQADTDGDGVINAEEWVKLWDEYAKNPSAAAEWQQLYCKCVFQLEDASNDGAIDANEYANVYESFGLDKNQSLEAFKKMAKGKDTINWEEFQELWKQYFASDNPDDAGNFIFGII, via the coding sequence ATGGTGTCCGATTTCAGAAAGAAGAAGTACATGCATGTTTTCAACAAATTCTTTGACACCAACAAGGATGGGACTGTTGACAAGAAGGACTTCAGTGAGGCCAATGCTAACCTAGCCAAGCTGCGTGGATACGCTCCTGGTGACGTCACTTATGAGCTGATGAAGGAGCTCTTGACGAACCTGTGGGACGGTCTGGTGAAACAAGCGGATACGGACGGAGACGGCGTGATCAACGCGGAAGAATGGGTGAAGCTTTGGGACGAATACGCCAAGAACCCTTCCGCGGCCGCAGAGTGGCAGCAGCTGTACTGCAAGTGCGTCTTCCAACTCGAAGATGCCTCCAATGACGGCGCTATTGACGCTAACGAGTACGCCAATGTCTACGAGTCTTTCGGCCTGGACAAGAACCAGTCCCTGGAGGCTTTCAAGAAGATGGCCAAGGGCAAAGACACGATTAACTGGGAGGAATTCCAGGAGCTATGGAAGCAGTATTTCGCCAGCGACAACCCTGATGACGCTGGCAACTTCATCTTCGGTATTATCTAA
- the LOC126374032 gene encoding calexcitin-2-like, translated as MVSDFRKKKLLHVFQAFFDTDKSGSIDKNDFDLAAEKIAKLRGWSAGDAKFKEVQESLNKIWESLQKRGDADNDGKVSADEWVAMCDDYAKNPSAVEWQSLYMKFIFNLEDASSDGSIDSEEFSSVYVSFGLNKDECVAAFQKMAKGKPNVSWPEFQELWKEYFTSDDANAPGNFIFGKTSF; from the coding sequence ATGGTGTCCGACTTCAGAAAGAAGAAACTCCTTCACGTCTTCCAAGCATTCTTTGACACAGACAAGAGTGGTAGCATTGATAAGAATGACTTCGACTTGGCAGCCGAGAAGATCGCCAAGTTGCGCGGCTGGTCTGCTGGAGACGCCAAGTTCAAAGAAGTTCAGGAGTCATTGAACAAGATCTGGGAATCTCTGCAGAAGAGGGGTGATGCTGATAATGACGGTAAAGTATCTGCTGACGAATGGGTAGCAATGTGCGATGATTACGCTAAGAACCCATCAGCTGTTGAATGGCAGAGCCTTTATATGAAGTTCATATTTAACCTGGAAGACGCAAGCAGCGATGGCTCGATCGATAGTGAGGAATTCTCCTCGGTATACGTGTCCTTTGGTCTGAACAAGGACGAATGTGTCGCGGCCTTCCAAAAGATGGCTAAGGGCAAACCCAACGTATCCTGGCCAGAATTCCAAGAGCTATGGAAGGAATACTTCACATCTGATGACGCCAATGCCCCTGGCAACTTCATCTTTGGCAAAACTAGCTTCTGA